The window CGGTGAATGCAGCTATTTTCATCGTAAATGACCTCAACAATAGAGCATCGGTCAGTGTGGGCAATTACAATAGAAATGTGATCAAAGCGGCGGCTGGCAAGGCTATTCCGATCATGTTGACTATTTTATCCACTTGCTTTGGTTTAATTCCATTTGTGATCGAAGGACAAAATGAAGTATTTTGGTTCTCTCTAGCAATAGGAACTATCGGCGGATTGGTTTTCAGTGTCGTTGGTGTATTCTTAGGATTGCCTGTGTTTTTGTGGAGGAAAGTAAAGAAGGCATAAATAATTAAATGAAAGATTCGGGTGACTCCGAATCTTTTTTGTTTATCAAGTCATATAATTAGGTAAAAGTGACACTAATTAAAGTATCATTAACATTTTAATATTATGAGATCAATTCACAAGCAACTTTTACATTTATCACTCCTAGGTTCGGTTTTGTTTAGTTGTAGCCAAATTGAGGAAAATATCGAAGCCAATCCGTCCAAAATCATTGAATTGGAACTGTTAGACTCTTTAGTCATTGATGAATTATCGATTCTTCGTCTTCAAGACATTAATTTGGAAGCTGGAAAGGCACTATTTGTTTCTAATAATAAAAACCTTTTCCTGACAGATTTAAATGGTGAAAAACTTCAAGAGTATGAACTTAATAATGATGGTCCTGATGGGTTAGGTAGGAATGGTGCTTTTGGGTATAAATTTCTGGACAAAGATAGGTTTGTAGCACAGGGATTAATGACTTCTTATTTTATCTATAACCTAGAAGGTAAACAGCTCCAAAAAGTCCCCTACAATTCAAAAGAAATCTATAGAATTACAATCTACAATACTAGAACGACTTTTCACCCGTATATACAAGATGGTCAAATGATGATGATAGGTGAAGAGCTAAACTTCTTTTCCGCTGAAGAGAGTGATCCCAAAACTCTTGGAATAAGCTACTATGATAAAATAAGCAACATTTACAGGTATAATTTAGAAACAGAAGAAAATGAAATATTAGAATCCTATCCTGCTAGCTGGGAGCCAAGAGCAAATCAGCGATTCGTGGGAAACAACATATCTTTTGTAGCGCTTCATGACACTAAAAAGTCTTATGTATTACTTCCCCTAACTGGGTCTCAGCTTTTTATTTATGAAATTGGAGAAGAAATAAAACTTAGCAAAGAAATTCAACTACAACATCCCGAAAGGCCTGATTTTGCTCCTGCTATTTCCCCAGATAACTCAAGTAAATACAATGATTATCCGTCTTTCAATAATGTGCTTTATGCCGGTGAATATTGTCTGGTTCAATTTCAGTCAAAAATACCAGAGTCAAAAATGAATGAATTAAGGGCTATTTCAGAGCAATATTGGAATAGTGATGAATATAAAGAGGCTTCAAAGCAATACGTTAAACCTTACTTTATCCTTGTAAAGAATGGAGAACAAATAGGGGTAATTAATGAAATGCCAGTTAAAGGTTCTGTTGAGTTTTTGGATAAAAATGGGGTGATTTATATCAATGACAATGCTAATCCTGAAGAGGAACGCGATTACAATGTCTTCTATAAAGTAAAGATTGTGGATTGAAGAATCAAGCTATTTGATCAAGCTTAAAGCACAAAAAAACAGCCGGGAAATTTCTTTCTCGGCTGTTTTTGGTATTGCAATAGTTGGTTTAGTATTATTTTTCACAATTTTCAAACTCTATGCCAAAATAGGCTAATCGATGTAAAAACTCACTCCAATAGATGGTTGTATCATATTCAATGTTGACCTTCGGATATTGTACTCAAAAACTCCATTGACTTCCCCATCCGGATCCGGAAGAAAAGTGGTGTCTCCACTTTTGAGGTAATCCAATCTACTTGTATTTTGGTACATCAATCTTATTTCAATATTTCCATTGAAGTCTTTGCCTAATGGGATAAGCAAGCCACCACCAAGCTGATTCATTCTCGCCCAATCTGCCATATCTCGACCCTCTTCGATGGGTTCTGTGGTAGCAGTTTCTCTTATCTTAAAGCGAGAATAAGCATAGATTGCGCCCAATTGTGCTTCTACAAATGGAAAAACTTTTCCATAAACCTGAGGGAAAAACCGGAAAACCCCAGCCATGCTCAGCATATTGTTATTTCTTCTCAATCTCAATTCGTCATTGAATCCTACATAGAGGTCATTGCGTTTTTCGAGCTCTGTACCATAGAGGCCATAGCCAAGACTGAAGCCTACTTCAATTGGTTTGTTTGGGATTTGATAATTGGTAAAAAAGGCCAATTCTGGCACCACCAATCTTCCTGACTCCTGATAGAAATCCTGTGTAGCAATACCACTTTTGAGTTGCAAACCCCAAAGTAGGTCTTGCGCAAAAGAACTGTTTGAAAAATAAAGTGTGAAGAAAATAATAATGAGTTTTTTCATAGCACAACAAGAGGAGTATGACATAAAAATACGTAATGCATCAAAAACAGTTTATGAATTTGTAAAAGGAAATGAATTTTTACTCCAACCCCTCAAAAACTTGCTCTAAGTCCAAAACAAAACCTTCAATGGCAGTAGAGGCTACTTGATGGCCAATGGTGTAGAGTTTGGAAGGAATGTATTTCCCTGCAACTAGGGTGTAGATAAAAAGGGTTTTTTCCGAAGGATGAATAATCCAATACTCTTTGACACCACTTTCTTCATAGACTTCATACTTATTGATCAACTCTTTTTGGTTGTTGCTTGGGGAGAGAATTTCGATAATCAGATCCGGTGCTCCCACACAGCCCATTTCATCAAGTTTGTCCATGTCACAGACAACGCAAATATCAGGTTGCACGACGGTGTCTATATCTTCATTTTTCTTAGACTTAATTGGAAGTCGAACATCGAATGGAGCCGAGAATACTTTACATTTTTTTCTTTCAAGAAAGTTAAAAAGCTTATTAAATACTATTCCCGATACCTCTTGATGAATCCTTCTTAGAGCTGCGGCTTGTCTGAAGATTTTGCCTTTGATCAACTCTACCATTTCCTCCAAATCCCATGAAAGATAATCTGCATAGGAATAAGTGCCATAAAGGGCTTCAGGTTCGTTTAAGAAGTTTTTTTGGTCTCTAATCTTCATAAAGCTAATTTATTAAAAAAGAGGCAAATAAGTAGAGTTCTGTTTGTGATTTATCTTCTATTTCTTCAAAAAGGGCTTGTTTTTTTTCACTCGTCAGCCTTCTAATTTTTTTAATCTTTCTATTAAAGGAGGGTGTGAGTAATTCACAAAAACATACCAAGGATGCGGGTTGATATTACTCAGCGAATTGATTGATAGCGTTTTTAAGGCTTCCGCTAAAGGTTCACCCGCGAAGGTTTCCTTAGCATATGCATCAGCTTCAAATTCATGTTTTCTGCTAATCATGTTCATAAATATCCCTAAGACCATTGAAATCGGGGAGAAAAGCATGGTGAATCCAATGATGTTCAGATGGAAAGCCATTTCACTTCCTCCAAGTGCCATACTCATATTTTGACTATGGATAAATTGGGAGAGGATAAACAACAGAATCCCCACTTGAATCACTCCGCTGAGCATTCCGATAAGAATATGTTTCTTTTTGTAATGACCTACTTCATGGGCCAAAACTGCCACAATTTCGTCAGGTG is drawn from Belliella baltica DSM 15883 and contains these coding sequences:
- a CDS encoding Uma2 family endonuclease; the protein is MKIRDQKNFLNEPEALYGTYSYADYLSWDLEEMVELIKGKIFRQAAALRRIHQEVSGIVFNKLFNFLERKKCKVFSAPFDVRLPIKSKKNEDIDTVVQPDICVVCDMDKLDEMGCVGAPDLIIEILSPSNNQKELINKYEVYEESGVKEYWIIHPSEKTLFIYTLVAGKYIPSKLYTIGHQVASTAIEGFVLDLEQVFEGLE